A single Glycine soja cultivar W05 chromosome 14, ASM419377v2, whole genome shotgun sequence DNA region contains:
- the LOC114385058 gene encoding uncharacterized protein LOC114385058 isoform X2, with translation MESPWERKCDSPLQPSTSATVLSAPPPETEINTSYCLYPQVAHGLRSKFVGGKQGHVYQSFPHSTAHGSGQADTRNSFLSLLYGPPSLLQHEFRDLSDRKLCFSSGDCTAAIGNSVVGSIESGTFQTSGVGLMTENLINHNLQSRVTTFPEISSRAMVGLNNSNNFVFHDIQSSNTAIQPPIPGSEKARESFSSPGQCQGTIPASSLNVCCSDIQTTQTIALEPSSSKYATPFMSGCPRVFCMGKSGHLLLSNTGLLGIVCSCHCCHMSVLKFCEHSGLHGIDPGEAVRMESGETISQWQKLYFLKFGIRSLGNENEWDWPDVLSTRGSLMRSNSSAFDMSKTNLSHMLSSSAVMSRKQATTIQDGCNIPLKGFTCISQNSLYDQLKNQLMVSNLAMYTTAPNFIGTQLDDGCQPIPPSFDSLKRKRNLSSAHSPLQTSTSLLKDHDCIKKKNASDGLVGRDAASSNIDLRLGQPPQTGNPLPSFVEPPLFNALASPPKSQPLKQMITNADLSREEELQNNFSYAAGSIKMVEEMPQLKLKKYMSAVVNASARARSETKNVAKGLSFSPFLQFDNQYGGKTKTSENLWNDGSPIMPKKLYSDYGHTGRQSTNSGIRTNKCLNNDKGVNFAKDSGVKINSGFGIGQLMKYPSSIKRAVGGSDISVVNGKIHELNHESSLPSDTSVCADILRGSNNVSFLGQENHTPETSISFKGILKGLSHHVSSSVSNQTPTLPQQQQGINMDSCLLDENLRLLALTQILELSKQQHALYFNNMNQKQGGSNSISKVQHYMYEASTSEQGTSGATLKLLQNRGIYGNHESTVGLEKLASLTGMNSYCHLSGLSPRPLHSKEKESQCNHSYDLQNEETSLSLGINKDNTRSSVFEKCSEQPSNICFGGKYTCAAQINCCKSNFFSGIEPLCYIIKQKLANASGETSLKMASDLSRDMNSFKGENIEQGGKLDGQDSIKIGFRTPQWRDVPSKVRKAVCDATSLGQTATGMDWEGQDSVQLGNISMKRFKRTIDMGDMSKEQENSNVSSGCSAPVVTQASLEVNKIEPCMGDAVDTGFVNNLVVDEGSGIDKGWSSDLVEKSDEFLGSSSGSCLKNDYLRVLNDQPCCNLLDDLKLLDSLIWKKGWNQNNFVLSSNCKSNQSQKVKKGLKGKKRKRNLVRILDASLSSEFPSLLHKKNEEVTGICNSSSSCSKEMQMRPLSSLQKSSNKSSFVQPSNKQKHTAFSSKFLSCKNHLNKHQSYKVGYESESSSDAEFRTLPGVSGSKKLKKDLTSDCFEQFQMQEPAYEEPENDKLRPFSCRKENAHRITRPVVCGKYGEISSGHLAREVQKPVKIVSLRKVLKSSKRCRGHTNGKPIPTSKKKWKRLSIGTSSGHCCGNPGLKIKEHNETQNAIFFNKTNVDLSMEDLDRGGKPPVVYKGKRDAKAKQGNSVGNRAYVSLKVKNKEIRKQRSITELTAKETKVMDMMNSAQDQEPGLCSTASRNSIQGHMNIATINSDAFCCVCRSSSNDKINYLLECSRCLIRVHQACYGVSSLPKKSSWCCRPCRTNSKNIVCVLCGYGGGAMTRAIMSHTIVKSLLKVWNGEKDGMPKNTTSHEVFEKEIDAFLSSKDGQEVDQESVLKPKIVDTSTDLMKVTNHIQHTPTSVSNFKVHNSITEAVLDPTVKQWIHMVCGLWTPGTRCPNVDTMSAFDVSGVSRPRADVVCYICNRWGGSCIECRIADCSIKFHPWCAHQKNLLQSETEGIDDEKIGFYGRCTLHIIEPRCLPIYDPLDEIGSQEEKEFTCARAEGYKGRRWDGFQNNQCQGGCLVPEEQLNAWIHINGQKLCSRGLPKFPDLDIEHDCRKEYARYKQAKGWKHLVVYKSRIHALGLYTSRFISRGEMVVEYIGEIVGLRVADKREKEYQSGRKLQYKTACYFFRIDKEHIIDATRKGGIARFVNHSCLPNCVAKVITVRHEKKVVFLAERDIFPGEEITYDYHFNHEDEGKIPCYCNSKNCRRYMN, from the exons ATGGAGAGCCCATGGGAGAGGAAATGTGATTCGCCGCTTCAGCCGTCGACGTCCGCCACAGTTCTGTCTGCACCGCCGCCGGAGACG GAGATAAACACAAGCTATTGTCTTTATCCACAAGTTGCTCATGGTTTAAGATCAAAATTTGTTGGAGGGAAGCAAGGCCATGTTTACCAAAGCTTTCCCCACTCAACTGCCCATGGATCAGGCCAAGCCGATACCAGAAATTCATTTCTGTCTCTCCTTTATGGTCCTCCATCCTTGTTACAGCATGAGTTTCGGGATTTATCTGATCGAAAGCTTTGCTTCTCATCTGGTGATTGTACTGCTGCTATTGGGAATTCTGTTGTTGGTTCCATAGAAAGTGGAACCTTCCAAACTTCTGGTGTGGGGTTGATGacagaaaatttaattaaccaTAACCTGCAAAGTAGGGTGACTACTTTTCCTGAGATTTCTTCCAGGGCAATGGTTGGTctgaataatagtaataattttgtCTTCCACGATATTCAGAGTAGCAATACTGCTATTCAGCCCCCAATTCCTGGTAGTGAGAAAGCTAGGGAGTCTTTTTCTTCTCCAGGTCAGTGCCAAGGTACAATCCCGGCATCTAGTCTAAATGTTTGCTGCTCAGATATTCAAACTACACAAACTATTGCTTTAGAACCAAGCTCATCTAAGTATGCAACTCCTTTTATGAGTGGGTGTCCTCGTGTGTTCTGCATGGGAAAAA GTGGCCATCTTCTTCTTAGCAATACAGGGCTTCTTGGTATTGTTTGTTCATGCCATTGTTGCCACATGTCTGTTCTTAAGTTTTGTGAG CATTCAGGGTTACATGGCATTGACCCAGGGGAGGCTGTTCGTATGGAAAGTGGGGAGACTATTTCTCAATGGCAGAAGCTATACTTCTTGAAGTTTGGG ATTAGGTCTCTGGGGAATGAGAATGAATGGGACTGGCCAGACGTATTATCAACAAGAGGAAGTCTGATGAGATCCAATTCATCTGCATTTGATATGTCCAAGACTAATTTGTCGCATATGTTGAGTTCGTCTGCAGTCATGTCAAG AAAACAAGCGACAACAATCCAGGATGGTTGCAACATTCCACTCAAAGGTTTTACTTGTATTTCACAAAACAGCTTGTATGATCAGTTGAAAAACCAGTTAATGGTGTCTAATCTAGCTATGTATACAACTGCACCAAACTTCATTGGAACTCAACTGGATGATGGTTGTCAGCCTATACCTCCTTCCTTTGATTctctaaaaaggaaaagaaatttgtctaGTGCCCACTCTCCTTTGCAAACTTCAACAAGCCTTTTGAAAGACCATGATTGCATCAAAAAGAAGAATGCTAGTGATGGTCTTGTAGGCAGGGATGCAGCTTCTTCCAATATTGATCTTAGGCTTGGTCAACCACCTCAGACAGGAAATCCACTTCCATCATTTGTAGAGCCACCGCTTTTTAATGCCCTTGCCAGTCCTCCTAAATCACAACCTCTGAAGCAGATGATTACTA ATGCAGACCTCAGCAGGGAGGAGGAATTACAGAATAATTTTAGCTATGCTGCTGGTTCAATCAAAATGGTTGAAGAAATGCCTCAGCTTAAACTCAAGAAATATATGTCTGCTGTGGTTAATGCTTCTGCTAGAGCTAGATCAGAAACTAAAAATGTGGCCAAGGGTTTATCCTTTTCACCATTTCTGCAATTTGATAATCAATATGGGGGAAAGACAAAAACTAGTGAAAATTTGTGGAATGATGGCAGCCCTATCATGCCCAAGAAACTGTATTCTGATTACGGCCACACAGGAAGACAATCAACCAATTCGGGCATAAGGACCAATAAATGTTTGAACAATGATAAAGGGGTGAACTTTGCTAAAGACTCTggtgttaaaataaattctggTTTTGGTATTGGTCAGTTAATGAAATACCCAAGCTCCATCAAGAGAGCTGTTGGTGGTAGTGATATTTCGGTTGTTAATGGAAAGATACATGAATTGAATCATGAATCAAGCTTGCCATCAGATACATCTGTGTGTGCAGATATTTTGCGTGGTTCAAACAATGTATCTTTTCTTGGACAAGAAAATCATACTCCAGAaacatccatttcatttaaagGGATTTTGAAAGGCCTTTCCCATCATGTTTCAAGTTCTGTGTCAAATCAGACTCCTACTTTGCCACAGCAGCAGCAGGGCATTAATATGGATTCTTGTTTGCTTGATGAAAACTTGAGGTTGCTTGCATTGACACAGATACTGGAGTTATCTAAACAACAGCATGCattgtattttaataatatgaatCAGAAGCAAGGGGGATCCAACAGTATTTCAAAAGTCCAGCATTATATGTATGAGGCTTCAACATCTGAGCAGGGAACTTCTGGTGCAACATTGAAATTGCTCCAAAATAGGGGGATTTATGGGAATCACGAGAGTACTGTTGGTTTAGAGAAACTAGCTTCCCTCACAG GTATGAACAGCTATTGTCATTTGTCTGGCCTATCACCAAGACCTTTACATTCTAAAGAAAAGGAATCACAATGTAATCATTCTTATGATCTTCAAAATGAAGAGACTTCTTTAAG CCTTGGTATAAACAAAGACAATACCAGATCAAGTGTATTTGAAAAATGCTCTGAGCAACCATCAAATATATGTTTCGGAGGCAAGTACACTTGTGCTGCTCAGATTAACTGTTGCAAGAGCAATTTTTTCTCAGGAATTGAACCCCTTTGTTATATCATAAAGCAAAAACTTGCTAATGCCAGTGGTGAAACTTCTTTGAAGATGGCTTCAGATTTGAGTAGAGATATGAATAGTTTCAAGGGCGAAAATATTGAGCAAGGTGGGAAGTTAGATGGCCAAGACTCGATCAAAATTGGCTTTCGTACACCTCAATGGAGAGATGTGCCAAGTAAGGTCAGGAAAGCAGTTTGTGATGCAACATCTTTAGGTCAGACAGCTACTGGTATGGATTGGGAAGGACAAGACAGTGTTCAACTTGGAAACATTTCTATGAAACGCTTCAAAAGAACTATTGACATGGGAGATATGTCAAAAGAGCAAGAAAATTCTAATGTTTCTTCTGGATGCTCTGCTCCTGTGGTTACTCAGGCATCTTTGGAGGTCAACAAAATTGAACCCTGCATGGGTGATGCTGTAGACACTGGCTTTGTCAACAACCTTGTAGTTGATGAAGGGTCAGGTATTGATAAAGGCTGGTCGTCAGATTTGGTTGAAAAAAGTGATGAGTTTCTAGGCTCATCCTCTGGGAGTTGCTTGAAAAATGATTATCTGAGAGTCTTAAATGATCAACCATGTTGCAATCTCCTTGATGACCTTAAACTGTTAGATTCCTTGATATGGAAGAAAGGAtggaatcaaaataattttgtgcTTTCTTCTAATTGTAAAAGCAATCAATCTCAAAAAGTCAAGAAGGGCCTTAAAGGAAAAAAGCGAAAGAGAAATTTGGTGAGGATTCTAGATGCTTCATTATCTTCTGAATTCCCTTCCTTATTGCATAAAAAGAATGAAGAAGTTACTGGAATATGTAATTCCTCTTCTAGTTGTTCAAAAGAAATGCAAATGCGCCCTTTATCTAGCCTGCAAAAATCATCTAACAAGTCTTCCTTTGTTCAACCTagtaacaaacaaaaacatactGCATTTTCATCCAAATTTCTTTCTTGTAAGAATCATCTGAACAAGCATCAAAGTTACAAAGTTGGCTACGAGTCAGAATCAAGTTCTGATGCTGAGTTTCGCACATTGCCTGGAGTTTCTGgatcaaagaaattaaaaaaggatCTCACTTCTGATTGTTTTGAGCAGTTTCAAATGCAAGAACCAGCCTATGAGGAACCTGAAAATGATAAGCTGAGGCCATTCTCTTGCAGGAAGGAAAATGCTCATAGAATCACAAGGCCAGTAGTATGTGGAAAATATGGTGAAATATCTAGCGGGCATTTGGCTAGAGAGGTGCAAAAACCAGTAAAAATTGTCTCTCTCAGGAAGGTTCTTAAATCTTCCAAAAGATGTAGGGGTCATACAAATGGAAAGCCTATACCAACTTCAAAAAAGAAATGGAAGAGATTGAGCATTGGAACAAGTAGTGGACATTGCTGTGGGAACCCTGGTTTAAAAATTAAGGAACACAATGAAACCCAAaatgcaatattttttaataaaacaaatgtTGATTTGTCCATGGAAGATTTGGATAGAGGTGGCAAGCCACCTGTCGTTTACAAAGGGAAGAGAGATGCCAAAGCTAAGCAGGGTAATAGTGTTGGAAATAGAGCTTATGTTTCATTGAAGGTGAAGAACAAGGAAATTCGGAAACAGCGTAGCATTACTGAACTCACTGCTAAAG AAACCAAAGTGATGGATATGATGAATAGTGCTCAAGATCAGGAGCCTGGTTTGTGTAGCACCGCAAGTAGAAA CTCCATTCAAGGTCACATGAACATAGCCACCATAAATTCAGATGCTTTCTGCTGTGTGTGTCGAAGCTCAAGCAATGATAAAATCAACTATTTGTTGGAGTGTAGTCGATGTCTGATTAGA GTGCATCAAGCGTGCTATGGTGTTTCCTCATTACCCAAAAAAAGTAGTTGGTGTTGCAGGCCATGCCGAACAAActcaaaaaatatt GTTTGTGTCCTATGTGGTTATGGAGGTGGAGCCATGACTCGAGCAATAATGAGTCACACAATTGTCAAGAGCCTCCTGAAAGTGTGGAATGGTGAGAAAGATGGCATGCCAAAGAATACAACTTCACATGAAGTTTTTGAAAAGGAAATAGATGCATTTCTATCCTCAAAAGATGGGCAAGAAGTTGATCAAGAAAGTGTTTTGAAGCCCAAAATTGTTGATACATCAACAGATCTGATGAAAGTTACCAATCACATACAACACACCCCAACCTCTGTTTCTAATTTCAAGGTACATAACAGTATTACAGAAGCAGTTCTTGATCCAACTGTTAAACAATGGATTCATATGGTTTGTGGTCTTTGGACTCCTGGAACAAGATGCCCCAATGTTGACACCATGAGTGCTTTTGATGTATCTGGTGTTTCGCGTCCAAGAGCAGATGTG GTTTGTTACATTTGCAATCGATGGGGTGGTTCTTGTATAGAGTGCAGGATTGCTGATTGCTCTATCAAGTTTCATCCTTGGTGTGCTCATCAAAAG AACCTCTTGCAAAGTGAGACTGAAGGCATTGATGATGAGAAGATTGGATTTTATGGAAGATGCACGCTTCATATTATTGAACCTAGATGTCTGCCCATATATGATCCTCTTGATGAAATTGGAagtcaagaagaaaaggaattcACCTGTGCCAGGGCAGAG GGTTACAAGGGCCGTAGGTGGGATGGTTTTCAGAATAATCAGTGCCAAGGTGGATGCCTTGTTCCTGAGGAGCAGCTAAATGCTTGGATTCACATTAATGGGCAGAAATTATGTTCACGGGGACTTCCAAAATTCCCAGATTTAGATATTGAGCATGATTGTCGA AAGGAATATGCTCGATACAAACAAGCAAAGGGATGGAAACACCTTGTTGTATACAAGTCCCGTATACATGCTCTAGGTCTTTACACTTCTCGATTCATTTCCCGGGGTGAAATG GTTGTTGAGTATATTGGTGAAATTGTGGGGCTGCGTGTGGCTGATAAAAGAGAGAAGGAATATCAATCTGGAAGGAAACTTCAGTACAAGACTGCCTGCTACTTCTTCAGGATAGACAAAGAGCATATTATTGATGCCACAAGGAAAGGGGGGATTGCTCGATTTGTGAACCACTCATGCCtg CCAAATTGCGTGGCAAAAGTGATCACCGTAAGGCATGAAAAGAAG GTTGTCTTCTTGGCAGAGAGGGACATATTTCCTGGTGAAGAGATTACGTATGATTACCACTTTAATCACGAAGACGAAGGAAAGATTCCATGTTACTGCAATTCAAAAAATTGCAGGCGCTATATGAACTAA